In Pedobacter sp. W3I1, one DNA window encodes the following:
- a CDS encoding TonB-dependent receptor, with amino-acid sequence MKTKFYFRGILLLVFSIFLLNPVFSQTKLTIQGFVKDDKGGVLPGASVTVQGSKQGTVTDDKGAFSLTIETGSTILINYLGYQSKTYAVTRSETVTINLTAQENTMNTVVVIGYGTQKKSSVTGSVAKLVNDNLNQIPVSRADQALAGKLAGVQIQTTDATAGAAPVIKIRGAASITAGTNPLIVIDGYPVPTDLSAVDMNNVESIEVLKDAASAAIYGSRGANGVILITTKSGKNGKTVFGFNTSVGVKDVYRRLEFPTLSEWADHVKSVNNGNLSAEIIAAQKFDVPLDPQDIVFRQGAFQNVQTNLSGGSNTVKYYVSGEALFDKGVIATNDYKRYGLQANIDITPNKKWKIGLSITPSYTVQNAPVYKVHDLLRAFATWLPLYATESISQATGLPVGSMVNQRAFDPATNTKYKGINLSATANNNGYANLYGIDNTTYTIKTLGNANVQYNFSDALSLKISGGAFISNSRNEFFQKSWATRDPVLQGAAVAQASTKGTLANTQTIDLLNENILSYNKSFNKHDLNVIAGFTAQKTQLTNSSSTATNFATDNIPTLNAGTLSALTSTEERSALASVLFRANYAYDNKYLLSIGSRWDGSSRFGDQNRWGYFPSASIGWRINREDFYPENAFVNDLKLRASYGATGNNNIGNYRAFANVSSVGAVLGDATSLGFNSSFYDNPDLGWERSFSFNAGVDMAFLKNRFTLTVDAYSSSTKDLLFYLPINTITGSNGIWTNIGEVQNQGLEFELSAKIIDSENLKWSLSANGATNKNTVKALGNSDFIIGIGDPKRLNYFLTQVGQPLVQFYGYEYDSDIEVAGNYWPTNVHSDRIIARDINGDGVVNEQDRVVLGQPTPKFTWGLTSNLKYKNFDLSFVIQGSEGASVFNADPNYYETQFSATGTSAYLNLSPALQARTKYKTESRYSIEDASFIALRNLNVGYTIKAKWLKAIKASNFRIYASAANLWYKFAKGYSSYNPEGVNEYTEDPLKNGYQRGSAPITRNITFGINANF; translated from the coding sequence ATGAAAACGAAATTTTACTTTAGAGGCATATTGCTCTTAGTATTTTCCATTTTCCTGTTGAATCCTGTTTTTTCGCAAACTAAGCTAACCATTCAAGGCTTTGTAAAAGACGATAAGGGTGGTGTATTGCCAGGAGCATCTGTAACTGTTCAAGGTAGTAAGCAGGGAACTGTAACTGATGATAAAGGTGCTTTTTCGCTAACAATAGAAACAGGAAGCACTATTTTAATCAATTATCTGGGTTACCAATCTAAAACTTATGCGGTAACCAGGAGCGAAACCGTTACCATCAATCTTACTGCGCAAGAAAACACCATGAATACGGTTGTAGTAATCGGTTACGGAACCCAAAAGAAATCTTCTGTTACAGGTTCGGTAGCGAAACTGGTGAATGATAACCTGAACCAAATTCCGGTTTCGCGGGCAGACCAGGCACTTGCCGGAAAACTGGCTGGTGTACAGATCCAAACTACAGATGCCACTGCCGGTGCAGCTCCAGTAATTAAAATCCGCGGTGCAGCATCTATTACGGCTGGTACAAATCCCTTAATTGTTATAGATGGCTATCCGGTACCAACCGATTTATCGGCCGTAGATATGAACAATGTAGAAAGTATCGAGGTATTAAAAGATGCAGCTTCGGCTGCAATATATGGCTCCAGAGGGGCAAACGGCGTTATTTTAATTACAACCAAATCGGGTAAAAACGGTAAAACGGTTTTCGGTTTCAATACTTCGGTGGGTGTTAAAGATGTTTATAGAAGGTTAGAATTTCCAACATTATCGGAGTGGGCAGATCACGTAAAATCGGTTAACAATGGAAATCTTTCAGCCGAAATTATTGCGGCACAAAAATTTGATGTGCCGCTCGATCCTCAGGATATCGTTTTCAGGCAGGGTGCTTTTCAAAACGTACAAACTAACCTCAGCGGTGGAAGCAATACGGTAAAATATTATGTTTCGGGCGAAGCTTTGTTTGATAAGGGGGTAATTGCAACCAACGATTATAAAAGATATGGTTTGCAGGCCAATATTGATATTACCCCGAACAAAAAATGGAAAATCGGACTGAGTATTACACCATCTTATACGGTACAAAATGCACCAGTTTATAAAGTGCACGATTTGTTGAGGGCTTTTGCTACGTGGCTGCCACTATATGCAACTGAAAGCATTTCGCAGGCAACAGGATTGCCTGTTGGAAGCATGGTAAACCAAAGGGCGTTCGATCCTGCTACAAACACGAAGTACAAGGGCATTAATTTATCGGCCACAGCCAATAATAACGGTTACGCCAATTTATATGGTATTGACAATACAACCTACACTATAAAAACACTTGGTAATGCAAATGTCCAGTATAATTTTAGCGATGCCCTATCTTTAAAAATATCTGGAGGCGCCTTTATCAGCAATTCCAGAAATGAGTTTTTTCAAAAATCCTGGGCCACAAGAGATCCGGTTTTACAGGGTGCAGCAGTCGCACAGGCATCAACAAAAGGTACTTTGGCAAATACCCAAACAATTGATCTCTTGAATGAGAATATATTGAGCTATAACAAAAGTTTTAATAAACACGATCTGAATGTAATTGCTGGTTTTACCGCACAGAAAACACAGCTGACCAATAGCAGTTCAACAGCAACTAATTTTGCCACCGATAATATTCCGACGCTAAATGCAGGTACGTTAAGCGCTTTAACTTCTACCGAAGAACGCAGTGCACTGGCATCGGTACTGTTCAGGGCTAATTACGCCTATGACAATAAATACCTGCTATCTATCGGTTCGCGATGGGATGGCAGCTCGAGGTTTGGTGATCAGAACAGATGGGGCTATTTCCCTTCAGCATCTATTGGCTGGCGGATTAACAGAGAAGATTTTTACCCAGAAAATGCCTTTGTAAACGACCTCAAATTAAGGGCAAGTTATGGGGCAACCGGAAATAACAACATCGGTAATTACAGGGCCTTTGCCAATGTAAGCTCAGTGGGTGCCGTTTTGGGCGATGCGACCAGTTTAGGATTTAACTCTAGTTTTTATGATAACCCTGATTTAGGCTGGGAACGGAGCTTCAGTTTTAATGCAGGTGTAGACATGGCCTTTTTAAAAAACAGGTTTACCCTTACGGTAGATGCCTATAGCTCTTCGACCAAGGATTTACTTTTTTACCTGCCTATTAACACCATAACCGGGAGTAATGGTATTTGGACAAATATTGGAGAGGTGCAAAACCAGGGTTTAGAATTCGAACTGAGTGCTAAAATTATCGATAGCGAGAACCTAAAATGGAGCTTAAGTGCAAATGGTGCGACCAATAAAAATACCGTAAAAGCTCTGGGAAACAGCGATTTTATTATCGGAATCGGCGACCCTAAAAGGTTAAATTATTTCCTCACCCAGGTTGGGCAGCCCCTGGTTCAGTTTTATGGTTATGAATATGATAGTGATATAGAGGTGGCTGGTAATTATTGGCCTACCAATGTGCACTCCGACCGGATTATCGCGCGTGATATTAATGGCGATGGCGTGGTAAATGAACAAGACCGTGTGGTACTTGGACAGCCGACACCAAAATTTACCTGGGGACTAACGAGTAATCTGAAGTATAAAAATTTCGATCTCAGTTTTGTCATCCAGGGCTCAGAAGGTGCCAGTGTATTTAATGCCGATCCAAATTACTACGAAACACAGTTTTCGGCTACAGGAACTTCAGCTTATTTAAATCTATCTCCTGCTTTACAGGCCAGAACCAAATACAAAACAGAAAGCAGATATTCTATTGAAGATGCCTCTTTTATTGCGCTTCGGAACTTAAATGTAGGCTACACCATTAAAGCTAAATGGTTAAAAGCCATCAAAGCAAGCAATTTTAGGATCTATGCCTCGGCAGCCAACCTCTGGTACAAATTTGCGAAAGGTTACTCAAGCTACAATCCTGAAGGGGTAAATGAATATACCGAAGATCCGCTTAAAAATGGTTATCAGAGAGGGTCCGCTCCAATCACCAGAAACATCACATTTGGTATTAATGCTAACTTTTAA
- a CDS encoding SDR family NAD(P)-dependent oxidoreductase has protein sequence MVNYYGNIQNAEETLQLIQDAGGEGIIFKADVTKAADVEKLIAATQSAFGSEINILVNVAGGMVARKLTAELDEAFWDQVMDLNLKSVFLVSKATIPHMPSGSSIVNLSSLAGRDGGGPGASAYATAKGGIMTYTRALAKEVGPKNIRVNAVLPGMIATTFHDTFSKPEVRVNVANATLLKREGEAKEVADLIVYLASDESSYITGTNIDINGGLNFS, from the coding sequence GTGGTCAACTACTACGGAAATATACAAAATGCAGAAGAAACACTTCAGCTGATCCAGGATGCTGGGGGTGAAGGTATCATCTTTAAGGCCGACGTAACCAAAGCCGCTGATGTTGAAAAATTAATAGCAGCCACACAAAGTGCATTTGGATCTGAAATCAATATTCTAGTCAACGTTGCCGGTGGCATGGTTGCCCGTAAACTTACAGCAGAACTTGACGAAGCATTCTGGGATCAGGTAATGGATCTGAATCTTAAAAGCGTATTTCTCGTTTCGAAAGCCACCATACCTCACATGCCTTCTGGCTCATCGATTGTAAATCTCTCTTCATTGGCGGGGCGCGATGGGGGTGGCCCGGGTGCCAGTGCCTATGCTACGGCAAAAGGCGGGATTATGACTTATACCAGGGCTTTGGCAAAAGAAGTTGGCCCTAAAAATATCAGGGTAAATGCGGTTTTACCAGGAATGATTGCGACCACTTTTCACGATACTTTCAGTAAGCCCGAAGTAAGGGTAAATGTGGCCAATGCCACTTTGCTAAAACGCGAGGGTGAGGCCAAAGAAGTGGCAGACCTGATCGTTTACCTGGCCTCTGACGAATCGAGTTATATCACCGGAACCAACATTGATATTAATGGAGGATTAAATTTCTCATAA
- a CDS encoding MFS transporter: MKIKGLRWYIIALIALATVINYIDRSAINIMWPYIYKDFGIADLDNKSALALITTFFMIAYALGQTFTGKLMDAVGTRLGMTLSILAWSVSIALHSFARSLASFNIFRFLLGFSEAGNWPGATKSNAEWFPAKERAIAQGIFGAGASMGSVISAPIIALLYIAFGWKMTFVLIAILGLIWIIPWWIINKATPDKHSWITQEERDFIADKSSGRENIADTAPVLTWKELLKFRNTWGIIMSRFFIDPVWWLFVTWLPTFLKEQFMFDIKQIGSFTWVPYLFAAIGGLLGGYYSSWRIKNGATAVNARKNAIAVGCAIMLLALVGIVYFLGTLKENPGLAMGLIGATLFGFQFLIGNIQTLPSDYFNGKNVGTVAGMGGTAAVAGTLLTTWAVPIITKTSYVSFFVLAAVLVPITWICIKYITSKKTFTS, from the coding sequence ATGAAGATTAAAGGATTAAGGTGGTATATCATCGCATTGATTGCACTGGCAACAGTGATCAATTACATTGATAGGAGTGCCATTAATATTATGTGGCCATACATTTATAAAGATTTTGGCATTGCTGACTTGGACAATAAAAGTGCATTGGCACTGATTACCACTTTTTTTATGATCGCTTATGCACTTGGGCAAACCTTTACAGGAAAACTGATGGATGCAGTGGGCACCCGTTTGGGCATGACTTTATCGATTTTAGCCTGGAGCGTATCTATTGCACTGCACTCGTTTGCAAGGTCTTTGGCCTCGTTTAATATTTTCAGGTTTCTATTAGGCTTTAGTGAAGCGGGAAACTGGCCAGGTGCTACAAAAAGTAATGCAGAGTGGTTTCCTGCAAAAGAAAGGGCAATTGCCCAGGGGATTTTTGGTGCAGGCGCATCAATGGGCTCAGTAATTTCTGCGCCGATTATTGCCTTGTTGTATATCGCCTTTGGCTGGAAAATGACCTTTGTTCTGATTGCCATTTTGGGCCTAATCTGGATTATCCCATGGTGGATCATTAATAAAGCTACTCCCGATAAACATAGCTGGATCACACAGGAAGAAAGGGATTTTATAGCCGATAAATCATCTGGTAGAGAAAATATAGCTGATACTGCGCCTGTATTAACCTGGAAAGAACTTTTAAAGTTCAGAAATACCTGGGGCATCATTATGAGCAGGTTTTTTATCGATCCGGTTTGGTGGCTGTTTGTAACCTGGCTTCCTACTTTTTTAAAAGAACAGTTTATGTTCGATATTAAACAAATCGGATCATTTACCTGGGTACCCTATCTTTTTGCTGCAATTGGCGGTTTATTGGGCGGCTATTATTCATCGTGGAGAATTAAAAATGGTGCGACTGCTGTTAATGCCCGGAAAAATGCGATTGCAGTAGGCTGTGCCATTATGCTGCTTGCTTTGGTTGGCATCGTTTATTTTCTGGGCACTTTAAAGGAAAATCCGGGTTTAGCGATGGGATTAATAGGGGCTACCTTATTTGGCTTTCAGTTTCTGATCGGTAATATCCAAACCTTACCCAGTGATTATTTTAATGGTAAAAACGTAGGTACAGTTGCCGGCATGGGCGGAACAGCAGCTGTTGCCGGAACGCTTTTAACCACATGGGCAGTACCCATTATTACCAAAACAAGTTATGTATCCTTTTTTGTACTCGCCGCAGTGCTGGTACCAATTACCTGGATCTGTATAAAATACATTACCTCAAAAAAAACATTTACATCGTAA
- a CDS encoding alpha/beta hydrolase, translating to MKYLFMLCGLLCLNFSTKAQEAEPKQVQFPAGFTAQLDVVYTRVNDWEGKMDLYLPPATKGLTPIVINIHGGGWNKGTKESQSGFSGFFKRGYAVANIEYRLTGAATAPAAVEDTRCALIYLIKNAAKLNIDVNKIVIMGGSAGGHLALMGGYMENNHLFDTNCGGTENIKVAAIIDKYGITDVWDWGYGVHKTSKSATSWLGDKAKDQDFAKSVSPLFQAKKTSPPTFIVHGDADPTVPYEQSVALKAKLDQLGVKNEFITVKGGLHGKFTKEDNDAVNVKIMEFLKGLGL from the coding sequence ATGAAATATTTATTCATGTTATGTGGATTGTTATGCCTTAACTTTTCTACAAAAGCACAAGAGGCAGAGCCTAAGCAAGTTCAATTTCCTGCAGGTTTTACAGCACAGCTAGATGTGGTTTATACCAGGGTAAACGATTGGGAAGGCAAGATGGACCTTTATTTACCCCCTGCAACAAAAGGGTTAACGCCCATTGTCATCAACATTCACGGAGGGGGATGGAATAAAGGAACCAAAGAATCACAAAGCGGATTTAGTGGCTTTTTTAAACGCGGTTATGCTGTGGCCAATATCGAATATCGTTTAACCGGTGCCGCAACTGCACCAGCTGCTGTTGAGGATACCCGGTGTGCTTTAATATACCTCATCAAAAACGCAGCAAAACTGAATATAGATGTAAACAAGATTGTGATCATGGGCGGTTCGGCAGGTGGACATTTAGCCTTGATGGGTGGATATATGGAAAATAACCATCTTTTCGATACCAACTGTGGCGGCACTGAAAATATTAAAGTTGCAGCCATAATCGATAAATATGGCATTACCGATGTTTGGGATTGGGGCTATGGTGTACATAAAACAAGTAAATCGGCAACCAGCTGGTTGGGCGATAAAGCAAAAGATCAGGATTTTGCAAAATCTGTTTCTCCCTTATTCCAGGCGAAAAAAACAAGTCCGCCAACATTTATTGTACATGGTGATGCCGACCCGACAGTACCCTACGAACAATCTGTAGCGCTAAAAGCAAAATTAGATCAGCTGGGGGTGAAGAATGAGTTTATTACCGTTAAAGGTGGTTTACACGGAAAATTTACCAAAGAAGATAACGATGCGGTAAATGTGAAGATAATGGAGTTTTTAAAGGGTTTGGGATTATAA
- a CDS encoding cupin domain-containing protein translates to MIQSELFQIEAETEWQDLGNGVARKIYGYDDRIMLVKARFDAKAVGVLHEHHHTQVTYVDSGVFEMTIGENKKIIRKGDGYYVPPHEIHGCVCIEPGILIDIFTPHREDFL, encoded by the coding sequence ATGATACAGAGCGAATTATTTCAGATAGAGGCAGAAACTGAATGGCAGGATTTAGGAAACGGCGTAGCGAGAAAAATTTACGGTTACGACGACCGGATTATGCTGGTAAAAGCCCGGTTTGATGCAAAAGCTGTTGGTGTCTTACATGAACATCACCATACACAGGTTACTTATGTTGATAGCGGCGTTTTTGAAATGACTATAGGCGAAAATAAAAAAATAATCAGAAAAGGTGATGGCTATTATGTACCGCCTCACGAAATACACGGATGCGTATGTATTGAACCCGGAATCTTAATCGATATTTTTACCCCACACCGCGAAGATTTTTTATAG
- a CDS encoding heparinase II/III family protein, which produces MNDLKKLVILSFCLILSWSAGAQQHPSIMITGKNVAAIRKGIQAYPVLAKSYSKVKDDADQALKEGISVPLPADGGGGFTHEQHKKNYIHILNCGIAYQISGDKKYADYIKNILLKYAASYEQWPLHPKRKDGHQGGRIFWQSLNDFVWQVYTIQGYDLAYNAIDAKDRETIEEHLFMPILQFFTQDCKETFDKIHNHGTWDIAAVGMTGYVLHLPNYVEMALKGSNKDGKTGYLAQIDQLFSPDGYYTEGPYYQRYALLPFIILAKTINNYDPQRQIFNYRNQLLSKAINTSLQLTYTTGNFFPINDAIKDKTFESAELVYGVDIAYADIKAQPELLDIAQRQNEVIVSDAGLKIAEAIKAGKNQPFVYHTEWIGDGLDGTEGGLGILRSGSNSDQQCVLIKAASQGMGHGHFDRLNMLYYDHSVEVFPDYGAARFLNIETKKGGDYLPENKTWAKQTVAHNTLVVDETSNFNLDADLAQTAHPEKIFFKNDGKIKAVSAAETKAYPGVNMKRTTALVTIDGLNKPILIDVFQALSSQNHQYDLPFWYNGQLVISSFKINGIKNNLKALGDDNGYQHIWLNAEETVPAKGGYIGVLNNKRFYTTHFTTGSELKVKLLSLGANDPDMSLVESKAFMLSQKQAKNQVFFSITESHGKVDPVNETTVGANSSISDLQIISANEQQVALSFKVKNKTYQYTINYQDKNNQIQLK; this is translated from the coding sequence ATGAACGACTTAAAAAAGTTAGTAATACTATCCTTTTGCCTGATTTTATCATGGTCTGCAGGTGCTCAACAGCATCCAAGCATCATGATTACGGGTAAAAATGTTGCGGCTATAAGAAAGGGGATTCAGGCTTATCCTGTATTGGCAAAATCTTATTCAAAAGTGAAGGATGATGCCGATCAGGCGTTAAAAGAGGGGATTTCTGTTCCGCTACCTGCTGATGGCGGCGGTGGATTTACACACGAACAGCACAAAAAGAACTATATCCATATCCTTAACTGTGGTATTGCCTACCAGATTTCGGGCGATAAGAAATATGCCGATTATATCAAAAACATACTCTTAAAATATGCAGCAAGTTACGAACAATGGCCATTGCATCCTAAACGAAAAGATGGTCATCAGGGGGGAAGAATATTCTGGCAAAGTTTAAATGATTTTGTTTGGCAGGTTTATACCATTCAGGGTTACGATTTAGCGTATAATGCCATCGATGCCAAAGACCGGGAAACCATTGAGGAGCATCTTTTTATGCCCATCCTTCAATTTTTTACACAAGATTGTAAAGAAACTTTTGATAAGATCCATAACCATGGCACCTGGGATATTGCTGCTGTAGGTATGACAGGCTATGTACTCCACTTGCCAAATTATGTGGAAATGGCCCTTAAGGGCTCTAATAAGGATGGTAAAACAGGTTACCTGGCACAAATTGATCAGCTGTTTTCTCCTGATGGATATTACACTGAAGGTCCGTATTACCAACGCTATGCACTTTTGCCTTTTATTATCCTTGCCAAAACAATCAACAACTACGATCCTCAGCGCCAGATTTTTAATTATAGAAATCAGTTGCTTTCTAAAGCTATTAATACCTCTTTGCAGCTCACTTATACCACCGGTAATTTCTTCCCGATTAATGATGCCATAAAAGACAAAACTTTTGAATCAGCAGAACTGGTGTACGGTGTAGATATTGCCTATGCCGATATTAAGGCACAGCCAGAACTGTTGGATATAGCGCAAAGACAAAATGAAGTAATCGTATCAGATGCAGGTTTAAAAATTGCGGAAGCGATAAAGGCCGGAAAAAATCAACCTTTTGTTTACCATACCGAATGGATTGGCGATGGGTTAGATGGTACAGAGGGAGGCTTGGGTATTTTAAGATCGGGCAGTAATAGCGATCAGCAATGTGTATTGATCAAGGCGGCTTCGCAAGGCATGGGGCATGGCCATTTCGATCGGTTGAACATGCTCTACTATGATCATAGCGTTGAAGTTTTTCCTGATTACGGTGCAGCCCGTTTTTTAAACATCGAAACAAAAAAGGGTGGCGACTATTTACCTGAGAACAAAACCTGGGCTAAACAGACCGTGGCACATAACACGCTGGTTGTGGATGAAACCTCGAATTTTAATTTAGATGCTGATCTGGCCCAAACTGCCCATCCTGAAAAAATCTTCTTTAAAAACGATGGAAAGATAAAGGCTGTTAGCGCTGCTGAAACAAAAGCTTATCCTGGCGTAAATATGAAACGTACCACTGCACTGGTTACGATTGATGGTTTGAATAAGCCCATATTAATTGATGTGTTTCAGGCATTATCCAGCCAAAATCACCAATATGATCTCCCTTTCTGGTATAACGGACAATTAGTAATATCATCTTTTAAAATTAACGGGATTAAAAACAACTTAAAAGCATTAGGTGATGATAATGGTTACCAACACATTTGGCTTAATGCAGAAGAAACTGTACCTGCAAAAGGTGGTTACATTGGTGTGCTGAACAATAAACGCTTTTATACCACACACTTTACCACAGGATCAGAATTAAAGGTTAAACTACTTTCTTTAGGTGCAAACGACCCTGATATGAGTTTGGTAGAAAGTAAAGCTTTTATGCTCTCTCAAAAACAGGCAAAAAATCAGGTGTTTTTTAGTATTACAGAATCGCATGGAAAAGTAGACCCAGTTAACGAAACCACTGTTGGTGCAAATAGCAGCATCAGCGATTTACAGATTATTAGCGCCAATGAACAACAGGTAGCATTATCATTTAAAGTAAAAAACAAAACTTATCAATATACCATCAACTATCAGGACAAGAATAACCAAATACAACTCAAATAA
- a CDS encoding FadR/GntR family transcriptional regulator: protein MKSFIETIKSIEVESPVDKIIGQLKQLISTGQLMPGDRLPPERMLAEKFGVGRSYVREAILKLEFYGLLKTNPQSGTYVAGMGIKIMDNLITDIIKFNKDDFNALLEARYYLELDAVKLAAERRTEEDLVSLREAIEDFEQKIDSGQDAVEEDMLFHIKIARASKNSVIESMILIIIPDLIKNINENKLCGENRGLQSKKEHREILRAIENQDIDAAENAVAGHLHDMYQISKAGYLAQKIIQKP, encoded by the coding sequence CCAGCTAAAACAACTTATTTCTACCGGGCAGCTTATGCCAGGTGATAGGCTACCGCCAGAAAGAATGCTTGCCGAAAAATTTGGCGTAGGCAGAAGTTATGTAAGAGAGGCGATTTTAAAACTTGAATTTTATGGTCTGCTAAAAACCAATCCTCAAAGTGGTACCTATGTAGCAGGTATGGGGATTAAAATCATGGATAATTTAATCACCGATATCATCAAATTCAATAAGGATGACTTTAATGCTTTGTTAGAGGCGCGTTATTATCTCGAACTTGATGCAGTAAAACTAGCAGCTGAGCGAAGAACCGAAGAAGATCTGGTTAGCCTGAGAGAAGCCATAGAGGATTTTGAACAAAAGATAGACAGTGGGCAGGATGCTGTGGAAGAGGATATGCTTTTTCATATTAAAATTGCAAGGGCTTCTAAAAACTCTGTGATCGAATCGATGATCCTCATCATTATTCCCGATCTGATTAAAAATATTAACGAAAACAAACTTTGCGGAGAAAATCGCGGACTTCAGTCAAAAAAAGAGCATCGTGAAATTTTAAGGGCGATAGAAAACCAGGATATTGATGCGGCCGAAAATGCGGTTGCCGGACACCTTCATGATATGTATCAGATAAGTAAAGCAGGCTATTTAGCACAAAAAATCATTCAGAAACCATAA